The following are encoded together in the Streptomyces sp. NBC_00358 genome:
- a CDS encoding ArsR/SmtB family transcription factor translates to MPSLLHFGEDDLLNCRFAVSPLWETQEAVRTLNRPARHGYHAHWLRRIRAAAAGLDLTPLWLLMPQRGYSPDWLGPPPLGPAASFEEEIAAIRAADPDMAREESARSLAETPGALASPRGRALLADPARMVRELTGLLEQAWHTLVEPDWPRLRALLEADVAFHSRRLAEVGLGGLLPEIDRRFGWRSHTLTVEVAGRHERHLAGQGLVLIPSVFSWPDVISGFEPPWQPTLVYPARGVGGLWAEPTDRTPDALVRLLGRGRATVLTALDEPAGTTALAHRLRLAPSSVSAHLAALRDAGLLVSRRYGHQVLYERTPLGIALASGGG, encoded by the coding sequence ATGCCGTCACTGCTGCACTTCGGGGAGGACGACCTCCTCAACTGCAGGTTCGCGGTGTCGCCGCTGTGGGAGACGCAGGAGGCGGTCCGCACGCTCAACCGGCCCGCGCGGCACGGCTATCACGCGCACTGGCTGCGCCGCATACGCGCGGCGGCGGCCGGACTCGACCTGACCCCGCTGTGGCTGCTGATGCCCCAGCGCGGCTACTCCCCCGACTGGCTCGGCCCGCCGCCGCTCGGTCCGGCGGCGAGCTTCGAGGAGGAGATCGCCGCCATCCGCGCGGCCGACCCGGACATGGCCCGCGAGGAGAGCGCGCGGTCGCTCGCCGAGACGCCCGGCGCCCTCGCCTCGCCGCGCGGCCGGGCGCTGCTGGCCGACCCCGCCCGCATGGTGCGCGAACTGACCGGCCTGCTCGAACAGGCCTGGCACACCCTCGTCGAACCGGACTGGCCCCGGCTGCGCGCCCTGCTGGAGGCCGACGTCGCCTTCCACTCACGGCGGCTCGCCGAGGTCGGCCTCGGCGGGCTCCTCCCGGAGATCGACCGGCGGTTCGGCTGGCGCTCCCACACCCTGACCGTGGAGGTCGCGGGCCGGCACGAACGTCATCTCGCCGGACAGGGCCTGGTCCTCATCCCGAGCGTCTTCTCCTGGCCGGACGTGATCAGCGGCTTCGAACCGCCCTGGCAGCCGACTCTCGTCTACCCCGCGCGAGGCGTCGGCGGTCTGTGGGCCGAGCCGACGGACCGCACTCCCGACGCGCTCGTACGGCTCCTCGGGCGCGGCCGGGCCACCGTGCTCACCGCGCTCGACGAACCGGCCGGCACGACGGCCCTCGCGCACCGGCTGCGCCTCGCGCCGTCGTCGGTGTCCGCGCATCTCGCCGCCCTGCGCGACGCGGGCCTGCTGGTCTCCCGGCGGTACGGGCACCAGGTGCTGTACGAGCGGACGCCGCTCGGGATCGCGCTGGCGTCGGGCGGCGGCTGA
- the pyk gene encoding pyruvate kinase: protein MRRSKIVCTLGPAVDSHEKLVALIQAGMNVARFNFSHGSHAEHQGRYDRVRAASAETGVAIGVLADLQGPKIRLETFAEGPVELERGDEFVITAEDVPGDKHICGTTYKGLPGDVSKGDQILINDGNVELRVVEIDGPRVKTVVIEGGVISDHKGINLPGAAVNVPALSEKDIEDLRFALRMGCDMVALSFVRDANDVNDVHKVMDEEGRRVPVIAKVEKPQAVDNMEGVVAAFDAVMVARGDLAVEYPLERVPMVQKRLVELCRRNAKPVIVATQMMESMITNSRPTRAEASDVANAILDGADAVMLSAESSVGAYPIETVKTMSKIVVAAEEELLSKGLQPLVPGKKPRTQGGSVARAACEIADFLGGKGLVAFTKSGDTARRLSRYRAAQPILAFTTDEGTRNQLTLSWGVESHVVPFVNSTDEMVELVDRELQKLKRFNDGDVVVMTAGSPPGVPGTTNMVRVHHLGEVDHA from the coding sequence ATGCGCCGTTCGAAAATCGTCTGTACTCTCGGCCCCGCGGTCGACTCCCACGAGAAGCTGGTCGCGCTGATCCAGGCCGGCATGAACGTGGCCCGTTTCAACTTCAGCCACGGCTCCCACGCCGAGCACCAGGGCCGCTACGACCGTGTCCGGGCCGCCTCGGCCGAGACCGGCGTCGCCATCGGCGTGCTCGCCGACCTCCAGGGCCCCAAGATCCGCCTGGAGACCTTCGCCGAAGGCCCCGTCGAGCTGGAGCGTGGCGACGAGTTCGTCATCACGGCCGAGGACGTGCCGGGTGACAAGCACATCTGCGGCACGACCTACAAGGGTCTGCCCGGTGACGTCTCCAAGGGCGACCAGATCCTCATCAACGACGGCAACGTCGAGCTGCGGGTCGTCGAGATCGACGGTCCCCGGGTCAAGACGGTCGTCATCGAGGGCGGGGTGATCTCCGACCACAAGGGCATCAACCTGCCCGGCGCGGCCGTGAACGTGCCGGCGCTGTCCGAGAAGGACATCGAGGACCTGCGCTTCGCCCTGCGGATGGGCTGCGACATGGTCGCCCTGTCCTTCGTGCGTGACGCCAACGACGTGAACGACGTCCACAAGGTGATGGACGAGGAGGGCCGCCGCGTCCCCGTCATCGCCAAGGTGGAGAAGCCGCAGGCGGTCGACAACATGGAGGGCGTCGTCGCGGCGTTCGACGCCGTCATGGTGGCCCGTGGCGACCTGGCCGTCGAGTACCCGCTGGAGCGGGTCCCGATGGTGCAGAAGCGCCTCGTGGAGCTGTGCCGCCGCAACGCCAAGCCGGTGATCGTCGCGACCCAGATGATGGAGTCGATGATCACCAACTCCCGGCCGACCCGCGCCGAGGCCTCCGACGTGGCCAACGCGATCCTGGACGGCGCGGACGCGGTCATGCTGTCGGCCGAGTCCAGCGTGGGCGCCTACCCGATCGAGACCGTGAAGACGATGTCGAAGATCGTCGTCGCGGCCGAGGAGGAGCTCCTCTCCAAGGGCCTGCAGCCGCTGGTCCCGGGCAAGAAGCCGCGCACGCAGGGCGGTTCGGTCGCCCGCGCCGCCTGCGAGATCGCCGACTTCCTCGGCGGCAAGGGCCTGGTCGCCTTCACCAAGTCCGGTGACACCGCCCGCCGGCTCTCCCGCTACCGCGCCGCCCAGCCGATCCTGGCCTTCACCACGGACGAGGGCACTCGCAACCAGCTCACGCTGAGCTGGGGCGTCGAGTCGCACGTCGTGCCGTTCGTGAACAGCACCGACGAGATGGTCGAGCTGGTCGACCGCGAGCTGCAGAAGCTCAAGCGGTTCAACGACGGCGACGTCGTCGTGATGACCGCCGGTTCGCCCCCCGGCGTCCCCGGCACCACCAACATGGTCCGGGTGCACCACCTGGGCGAGGTCGACCACGCCTGA
- a CDS encoding glycoside hydrolase family 6 protein produces the protein MPRLIHTLAALAVLGFVAGCTPAPEAGGASVAGAAPKRSGPAARSPFWVDPDGPAARQIELWRRQGRTREAGLLRRIADEPVALWPAGELDPGPAVRAATASATREGLTAVFAAYDIPHRDCGQHSAGGAADADAYRRWIDRFADALGDGRAVVVLEPDAVAHIVDGCTPGEYHDERERLLSEAVVRLKRQPDTKVYLDAGNPAWIADSGKLVEPLERAGIADADGFALNVSNFQTDAASRRYGVRLSERLGGKHFVVDTSRNGNGPLEGVWCNPPGRALGTPPTTATGEPSLDAYLWIKRPGESDGECGGGPAAGRWWPDYALELARGPVT, from the coding sequence ATGCCCCGGCTGATCCACACCCTCGCGGCACTCGCGGTGCTCGGGTTCGTGGCGGGCTGCACGCCCGCGCCCGAGGCCGGCGGGGCCTCCGTCGCCGGGGCCGCCCCGAAGCGGTCCGGCCCCGCCGCCCGTTCACCCTTCTGGGTCGACCCGGACGGACCGGCGGCCCGGCAGATCGAGCTGTGGCGGCGGCAGGGCCGCACCCGGGAGGCCGGTCTGCTGCGGCGGATCGCGGACGAGCCGGTCGCCCTGTGGCCGGCCGGCGAACTCGACCCGGGCCCGGCGGTACGGGCGGCGACCGCGTCCGCGACCCGGGAGGGGCTGACGGCGGTGTTCGCGGCGTACGACATCCCGCACCGGGACTGCGGCCAGCACTCGGCGGGCGGAGCGGCGGACGCGGACGCCTACCGCCGGTGGATCGACCGGTTCGCCGACGCCCTCGGCGACGGCAGGGCCGTGGTGGTCCTGGAGCCGGACGCCGTCGCCCACATCGTGGACGGCTGCACCCCAGGCGAGTACCACGACGAGCGCGAGCGGCTGCTGAGCGAGGCGGTCGTCCGGCTGAAACGCCAGCCGGACACCAAGGTGTACCTGGACGCCGGAAACCCCGCCTGGATCGCCGATTCCGGGAAGCTGGTCGAGCCCCTGGAACGCGCGGGCATCGCCGACGCCGACGGCTTCGCGCTCAACGTCTCCAACTTCCAGACGGACGCGGCCAGCAGGCGGTACGGAGTACGCCTCTCCGAAAGACTCGGCGGCAAGCACTTCGTCGTCGACACCAGCCGCAACGGCAACGGCCCGCTGGAGGGCGTCTGGTGCAACCCGCCGGGCCGGGCACTGGGCACCCCGCCGACCACGGCCACCGGTGAACCCTCCCTCGACGCCTACCTGTGGATCAAGCGGCCGGGCGAGTCGGACGGAGAGTGCGGGGGCGGACCGGCGGCCGGCCGGTGGTGGCCGGACTACGCCCTGGAGCTGGCGCGCGGCCCCGTCACCTGA
- a CDS encoding TetR/AcrR family transcriptional regulator — translation MQCRSQAARTGRPRSAAADAAILEATRTALVELGWSKLTLGYVATLAGVAKTTLYRRWAGKNELVVDAVAELFDELELPDRGSLAADIEGVVLQFAAILDRPEAKTALMAVVAESTRDEPLRERIRTSIVDRQKRLVMEGRARAQARGELPPEADPAAADRTAALIFDVVAGAVVHRTLVSAEPADEEWVRSFTRILLLGLTGATAAGPVPPEAVSGP, via the coding sequence ATGCAATGTCGCTCCCAGGCCGCCCGTACGGGCCGCCCCCGCAGCGCCGCCGCGGACGCCGCGATCCTGGAGGCGACGCGCACGGCCCTGGTCGAACTGGGCTGGTCCAAACTGACGTTGGGGTACGTCGCGACCCTCGCCGGGGTCGCCAAGACGACCCTCTACCGTCGCTGGGCGGGCAAGAACGAACTCGTCGTGGACGCGGTGGCCGAGCTCTTCGACGAGCTGGAGCTCCCCGACCGGGGCAGTCTGGCCGCCGACATCGAGGGCGTGGTGCTCCAGTTCGCGGCGATCCTCGACCGCCCGGAGGCGAAGACGGCGCTGATGGCCGTGGTCGCGGAGTCCACCCGTGACGAACCGCTGCGCGAACGCATCCGCACGTCCATCGTCGACCGGCAGAAGCGCCTGGTCATGGAGGGCCGTGCCCGCGCCCAGGCCCGCGGCGAACTGCCCCCGGAGGCGGACCCGGCGGCCGCCGACCGCACCGCCGCCCTGATCTTCGACGTGGTCGCCGGAGCGGTCGTCCACCGCACCCTGGTCAGCGCCGAACCCGCGGACGAGGAGTGGGTGCGCTCGTTCACCCGCATCCTGCTCCTCGGCCTGACGGGCGCGACGGCCGCCGGCCCGGTCCCCCCGGAGGCGGTCTCCGGCCCCTGA
- a CDS encoding MFS transporter — MPEAETKVTTGVPAPTGTADDTANPATQDTVTSTAKPAVETGSGSAVETALGSVPSASVGTPEAAPARTGYGPVFAVREFRAVFAAHAFSLLGLVVAEITLSVLVYDLTGSPLLSALTFALGFLPYLIGGTLLAGVADRFPARRVLVVCDLMCAGCVAVMVVPGAPIAVLLSMRAALALVAPVFQGTRTATLADVLGDGELFVLGRSLLRILSQSALLAGFGAGGLLLTVVSPRHALLVTVCTFLLSAVLLRFGTRRRPARAHGGQALVRDSLGGARQVLSDRRVLVLLLLFWAPSMFVVAPEALAAPYAEGLGAGTAGLGLLMCALPVGTIAGELFAGSRLRPATRNRLTLPLVCVTLLPYAGYALRPGLGWTLVLLVLAGAGSAYTLGLDQWFVRAVPDELLGRAMTLNSAGLMTIQGVGMALSGVVAEFAGVRATVVGAGVLGTVVCAGLAVAARRTGHGGARGE, encoded by the coding sequence ATGCCAGAAGCAGAGACGAAGGTCACGACGGGCGTGCCCGCACCGACGGGCACCGCGGACGACACCGCGAACCCCGCCACGCAGGACACCGTGACGAGCACCGCGAAGCCCGCCGTGGAGACCGGCTCGGGGAGCGCAGTGGAGACTGCCCTGGGGAGCGTCCCGAGTGCTTCGGTGGGCACCCCGGAGGCCGCTCCCGCGCGTACCGGGTACGGTCCCGTGTTCGCCGTGCGCGAGTTCCGCGCGGTCTTCGCCGCGCACGCGTTCTCGCTGCTCGGACTCGTCGTCGCCGAGATCACGCTCTCCGTCCTCGTCTACGACCTGACGGGCTCTCCGCTGCTGAGCGCCCTGACGTTCGCGCTCGGCTTCCTGCCCTATCTGATCGGCGGCACCCTGCTGGCCGGCGTCGCGGACCGCTTCCCGGCCCGCCGGGTCCTGGTGGTGTGCGACCTGATGTGCGCGGGATGCGTGGCCGTGATGGTGGTGCCGGGCGCGCCCATCGCGGTACTGCTCTCGATGCGGGCCGCGCTCGCCCTGGTCGCCCCGGTCTTCCAGGGGACGCGGACGGCGACCCTCGCGGACGTCCTCGGCGACGGGGAACTGTTCGTGCTCGGCCGCTCCCTGCTGCGGATCCTGTCGCAGAGCGCGCTGCTGGCCGGGTTCGGGGCCGGCGGGCTGCTGCTCACCGTCGTGTCCCCGCGCCACGCGCTCCTCGTCACGGTCTGCACCTTCCTCCTCTCCGCCGTGCTGCTCCGGTTCGGCACCCGGCGGCGGCCCGCGCGGGCGCACGGGGGGCAGGCGCTCGTGCGGGACTCCCTCGGCGGAGCCCGTCAGGTGCTGTCCGACCGCCGCGTCCTCGTGCTGCTCCTGCTCTTCTGGGCGCCGTCGATGTTCGTCGTCGCTCCGGAGGCGCTGGCCGCGCCGTACGCCGAGGGGCTCGGGGCCGGCACGGCCGGGCTCGGGCTGCTGATGTGCGCGCTGCCCGTCGGCACCATCGCGGGAGAGCTGTTCGCGGGATCGAGGCTGCGGCCGGCGACCCGCAACCGGCTCACGCTCCCGCTGGTCTGCGTCACGCTGCTGCCCTACGCCGGGTACGCGCTGCGGCCCGGTCTCGGCTGGACGCTGGTCCTGCTGGTGCTCGCGGGCGCCGGGTCGGCGTACACCCTCGGCCTGGACCAGTGGTTCGTGCGGGCGGTGCCGGACGAACTGCTCGGACGCGCCATGACGTTGAACTCGGCCGGGCTGATGACGATCCAGGGTGTGGGCATGGCCCTGTCGGGGGTGGTGGCGGAGTTCGCCGGGGTGCGGGCGACGGTCGTGGGCGCGGGCGTGCTGGGGACCGTGGTCTGCGCGGGCCTGGCGGTGGCGGCGCGGCGGACCGGACACGGCGGGGCGCGGGGCGAGTAG
- a CDS encoding DUF3817 domain-containing protein: MKKSVLTRYRVMAYVTGVLLVLLCLSMIAKYGMGVDGAADFTRVVAIAHGWLYVVYLIFAFDLGSKAKWPVGKQLWVLLAGTIPTAAFFVERRISHELESQVTEASPEAVKA, from the coding sequence ATGAAGAAGAGCGTGTTGACCCGCTACCGCGTCATGGCCTACGTCACCGGCGTGCTGCTGGTCCTGTTGTGCCTGAGCATGATCGCCAAGTACGGCATGGGCGTCGACGGGGCCGCGGACTTCACCCGTGTCGTCGCCATCGCGCACGGCTGGCTGTACGTCGTCTACCTGATCTTCGCCTTCGACCTGGGTTCCAAGGCGAAGTGGCCGGTCGGCAAGCAGCTCTGGGTGCTGCTGGCGGGCACGATTCCCACGGCCGCCTTCTTCGTGGAGCGCCGCATCAGCCACGAGCTGGAGTCGCAGGTCACGGAGGCTTCCCCCGAGGCCGTCAAGGCCTGA
- a CDS encoding acyl-CoA mutase large subunit family protein, producing MDAHAIEEGRRRWQARYDASRKREADFTTLSGDSVEPVYGPRPGDNYEGFEQIGWPGEYPFTRGLYATGYRGRTWTIRQFAGFGNAEQTNERYKKILANGGGGLSVAFDMPTLMGRDSDDARALGEVGHCGVAIDSAADMEVLFQDIPLGDVTTSMTISGPAVPVFCMYLVAAERQGIDPAVLNGTLQTDIFKEYIAQKEWLFQPEPHLRLIGDLMEHCAEKIPAYKPLSVSGYHIREAGSTAAQELAYTLADGFGYVELGLSRGLDVNVFAPGLSFFFDAHVDFFEEIAKFRAARRIWARWMRDVYGATSEKAQWLRFHTQTAGVSLTAQQPYNNVVRTAVEALAAVLGGTNSLHTNALDETLALPSEQAAEIALRTQQVLMEETGVANVADPLGGSWYVEQLTDRIEADAEKIFEQIKERGLRAHPNGKHPIGPITSGILRGIEDGWFTGEIAESAFQYQRSVEKGDKRVVGVNVHHGSVTGDLEILRVSHEVEREQVRVLASRKSDRDEAAVRGALDAMLAAARDGSNMIAPMLEAVRAEATLGEICGVLRDEWGVYTEPAGF from the coding sequence ATGGACGCTCACGCCATCGAGGAAGGCCGCCGACGCTGGCAGGCCCGTTACGACGCTTCGCGCAAGCGCGAGGCCGACTTCACCACGCTCTCCGGTGATTCCGTGGAGCCGGTGTACGGTCCCCGGCCCGGGGACAACTATGAGGGCTTCGAGCAGATCGGCTGGCCCGGGGAGTACCCCTTCACGCGCGGGCTGTACGCGACCGGCTACCGGGGGCGTACGTGGACCATCCGGCAGTTCGCCGGATTCGGCAACGCCGAGCAGACCAACGAGCGCTACAAGAAGATCCTCGCCAACGGCGGCGGGGGCCTCTCCGTGGCCTTCGACATGCCCACGCTGATGGGCCGCGACTCGGACGATGCCCGTGCGCTCGGCGAGGTCGGGCACTGCGGTGTCGCGATCGACTCGGCGGCCGACATGGAGGTCCTCTTCCAGGACATCCCGCTCGGTGACGTCACGACGTCGATGACGATCAGCGGGCCCGCGGTGCCGGTCTTCTGCATGTACCTGGTCGCGGCCGAGCGCCAGGGCATCGACCCCGCCGTACTGAACGGCACGCTCCAGACCGACATCTTCAAGGAGTACATCGCGCAGAAGGAGTGGCTCTTCCAGCCCGAGCCGCATCTGCGCCTCATCGGCGACCTGATGGAGCACTGCGCCGAGAAGATCCCCGCGTACAAGCCGCTGTCCGTCTCCGGGTACCACATCCGGGAGGCGGGCTCCACGGCCGCGCAGGAGCTCGCGTACACGCTGGCGGACGGCTTCGGCTATGTGGAGCTGGGGCTCTCCCGCGGGCTCGACGTGAACGTCTTCGCCCCCGGACTGTCCTTCTTCTTCGACGCGCACGTCGACTTCTTCGAGGAGATCGCCAAGTTCCGCGCCGCCCGCCGGATCTGGGCCCGCTGGATGCGCGACGTGTACGGGGCGACCTCCGAGAAGGCCCAGTGGCTGCGCTTCCACACGCAGACCGCCGGTGTCTCGCTGACGGCCCAGCAGCCGTACAACAACGTCGTACGCACCGCCGTGGAGGCCCTCGCCGCGGTTCTCGGCGGCACGAACTCGCTGCACACCAACGCGCTGGACGAGACGCTCGCCCTGCCGTCCGAGCAGGCCGCGGAGATCGCGCTGCGGACCCAGCAGGTGCTCATGGAGGAGACCGGCGTCGCCAACGTCGCCGACCCGCTGGGCGGTTCCTGGTACGTCGAGCAGCTCACCGACCGGATCGAGGCCGACGCCGAGAAGATCTTCGAGCAGATCAAGGAGCGCGGGCTGCGGGCGCACCCGAACGGCAAGCACCCCATCGGGCCCATCACCTCGGGCATCCTGCGCGGGATCGAGGACGGGTGGTTCACCGGGGAGATCGCCGAGTCGGCGTTCCAGTACCAGCGCTCGGTCGAGAAGGGCGACAAGCGCGTCGTCGGGGTCAACGTCCACCACGGGTCCGTGACCGGCGACCTGGAGATCCTCCGGGTCAGCCACGAGGTGGAGCGTGAGCAGGTGCGGGTGCTCGCCTCGCGCAAGTCGGACCGCGACGAGGCCGCGGTGCGCGGCGCGCTGGACGCGATGCTCGCCGCCGCGCGCGACGGTTCCAACATGATCGCCCCCATGCTGGAGGCGGTCCGCGCCGAGGCGACGCTGGGCGAGATCTGCGGTGTCCTGCGGGACGAGTGGGGCGTGTACACGGAGCCGGCGGGCTTCTGA
- a CDS encoding tetratricopeptide repeat protein has translation MQPRNMSMSGVVDLAAVKAAQEAKSKAEQARAEAARQGGGGGAVTPASLVIDVDEAGFEHDVLQRSTEVPVVIDFWAEWCEPCKQLSPVLERLAVEYNGRFVLAKIDVDANQMLMQQFGIQGIPAVFAVVAGQALPLFQGAAGEAQIRETLDQLVQVAEQRFGLTGLTVDADGEPAGTPAAQEMPAGPYDALLEAAVQALDAGDFGGAVQAYRNVLGDDPGNTEAKLGLAQAELLQRVQGLDPQQVRKDAAEKPGDARAQIAGADLDLVGGHVEDAFGRLIDTVRRTAGDDRDAVRLRLLELFEVVGADDPRVIAARRALARALF, from the coding sequence ATGCAGCCACGGAACATGTCCATGAGCGGAGTCGTCGACCTCGCCGCGGTGAAGGCGGCCCAGGAGGCCAAGTCGAAGGCGGAGCAGGCGCGCGCCGAAGCCGCCAGGCAGGGCGGCGGGGGTGGCGCAGTGACCCCCGCGAGCCTTGTCATCGACGTCGACGAGGCGGGATTCGAGCACGACGTCCTGCAGCGCTCCACCGAGGTGCCCGTCGTCATCGACTTCTGGGCCGAGTGGTGCGAGCCCTGCAAGCAGCTGAGCCCGGTCCTTGAGCGACTGGCCGTCGAATACAACGGGCGCTTCGTGCTCGCCAAGATCGATGTCGATGCCAATCAGATGCTGATGCAGCAGTTCGGGATCCAGGGGATTCCGGCCGTTTTCGCGGTGGTGGCCGGACAGGCCCTGCCGCTCTTCCAGGGAGCCGCCGGCGAGGCGCAGATCCGCGAGACCCTGGACCAGCTCGTCCAGGTCGCCGAGCAGCGCTTCGGCCTGACGGGTCTGACGGTCGACGCGGACGGCGAGCCGGCCGGGACCCCGGCCGCGCAGGAGATGCCGGCCGGACCGTACGACGCGCTGCTGGAGGCCGCCGTACAGGCGCTCGACGCGGGCGACTTCGGCGGTGCCGTCCAGGCCTACCGGAACGTGCTGGGCGACGACCCGGGCAACACGGAGGCCAAACTGGGCCTGGCCCAGGCCGAGTTGCTCCAGCGGGTGCAGGGTCTGGACCCGCAGCAGGTGCGCAAGGACGCCGCCGAGAAGCCCGGTGACGCGCGTGCGCAGATCGCGGGGGCCGACCTGGACCTCGTCGGCGGCCATGTCGAGGACGCCTTCGGGCGGCTCATCGACACGGTGCGGCGCACGGCGGGCGACGACCGGGACGCCGTACGGCTGCGGCTGCTGGAACTCTTCGAGGTGGTAGGGGCCGACGACCCGCGCGTGATCGCGGCGCGCCGGGCTCTGGCCAGGGCTCTGTTCTGA
- a CDS encoding MarR family winged helix-turn-helix transcriptional regulator: MPKPLSLAFDPIARADEHWQQRWGSVPSMAAITSIMRAHQILLAEVDAVVRPYGLTFARYEALVLLTFSKAGELPMSKIGERLMVHPTSVTNTVDRLVRSGLVDKRPNPNDGRGTLASITDKGREVCDAATRDLMSMDFGLGVYDAEECAEIFAMLRPLRVAAHDFADE, encoded by the coding sequence GTGCCGAAGCCGCTCAGTCTTGCCTTCGATCCCATCGCCCGCGCCGACGAACACTGGCAGCAGCGCTGGGGTTCCGTGCCGTCCATGGCCGCGATCACCTCGATCATGCGCGCGCACCAGATCCTGCTGGCCGAGGTGGACGCGGTCGTCCGGCCGTACGGACTGACCTTCGCGCGCTACGAGGCGCTGGTGCTCCTGACCTTCTCCAAGGCGGGCGAGCTGCCGATGTCCAAGATCGGCGAGCGCCTGATGGTGCATCCGACCTCCGTCACCAACACGGTGGACCGGCTGGTGCGCTCCGGGCTCGTCGACAAGCGCCCGAACCCGAACGACGGGCGGGGCACCCTCGCCTCGATCACGGACAAGGGCCGCGAGGTCTGCGACGCGGCCACCCGCGACCTGATGTCGATGGACTTCGGGCTCGGGGTCTACGACGCCGAGGAGTGCGCGGAGATCTTCGCGATGCTGCGGCCGCTGCGGGTCGCGGCGCACGACTTCGCCGACGAGTAG
- a CDS encoding DUF6114 domain-containing protein: protein MSAETPAAPGQNDEHYLAVFRRNFRDWRGDRPFWAGLFIVFGGVPIAYFPYAHLQVGHLTLAMSTTAGAGSLIIGVLLVVLGISLWFQKHVRTFAGVAAILLGLVSLPVANLGGFLIGFLFALIGGAMAVSWVPGEPDERYSAQRSLGKEGLPDSAAAEPVELAAADGAGDPNDLSGTSPSNGADGRHSAG from the coding sequence ATGAGCGCCGAGACTCCTGCCGCGCCCGGCCAGAACGATGAGCACTACCTTGCGGTGTTCCGGCGGAACTTCCGTGACTGGAGGGGCGACCGCCCGTTCTGGGCCGGTCTGTTCATCGTGTTCGGCGGTGTCCCCATCGCCTACTTCCCGTACGCGCACCTGCAGGTCGGCCATCTGACGCTGGCGATGTCCACCACCGCCGGAGCGGGCTCCCTGATCATCGGCGTACTCCTCGTCGTGCTCGGGATCAGCCTCTGGTTCCAGAAGCACGTACGGACGTTCGCGGGTGTCGCCGCGATCCTCCTCGGCCTGGTGTCGCTCCCGGTGGCCAACCTGGGCGGCTTCCTCATCGGCTTCCTGTTCGCCCTCATCGGCGGCGCCATGGCGGTCTCCTGGGTTCCCGGCGAACCCGACGAGAGGTACTCCGCGCAGCGGTCCCTCGGCAAGGAGGGCCTGCCGGACAGCGCGGCGGCCGAGCCTGTCGAGCTCGCGGCGGCCGACGGTGCGGGCGACCCGAACGATCTGTCAGGAACGAGCCCGAGCAATGGGGCGGACGGGAGGCACAGTGCCGGCTGA
- a CDS encoding DUF6230 family protein yields MMSQVRGGTRWKRFAVVMVPSVAATAAIGVALAQGALAASFSVSGQSFKVSADRLDGQGFSQYGALDNGYNLDGSKTLHPVAVSAFQSAKITNMCQSVVTPNIPLLGSVSLVLKAGGSGTPVEADNLYIDVEDLAADAVFHGIDIGVAAKDASKGPGMKGGAEQANPYGFAQQATSAELTNVKQTAWATTAGTFKLSGLKMSVSAGTHECY; encoded by the coding sequence ATGATGTCCCAGGTGCGTGGCGGGACCAGATGGAAGCGGTTCGCCGTCGTCATGGTGCCCAGCGTGGCAGCCACGGCAGCGATAGGTGTCGCCCTCGCGCAGGGTGCCCTCGCCGCGTCGTTCAGCGTTTCCGGTCAGTCGTTCAAGGTTTCGGCCGACCGACTCGACGGTCAGGGCTTCTCGCAGTACGGAGCTCTCGACAACGGTTACAACCTCGACGGCTCGAAGACTCTGCACCCCGTCGCGGTCTCGGCGTTCCAGAGCGCCAAGATCACCAACATGTGCCAGTCGGTCGTCACCCCGAACATCCCGCTCCTCGGTTCCGTCAGCCTCGTGCTGAAGGCCGGCGGCAGCGGTACTCCGGTCGAGGCCGACAACCTGTACATCGACGTCGAGGACCTCGCGGCCGATGCCGTGTTCCACGGCATCGACATCGGTGTTGCCGCCAAGGACGCCTCCAAGGGTCCGGGCATGAAGGGCGGCGCCGAGCAGGCCAACCCGTACGGGTTCGCCCAGCAGGCCACTTCGGCCGAGCTGACCAACGTGAAGCAGACGGCGTGGGCGACCACCGCCGGTACGTTCAAGCTCAGCGGTCTGAAGATGTCGGTGTCCGCGGGCACCCACGAGTGCTACTGA